One window of Flavobacteriales bacterium genomic DNA carries:
- a CDS encoding ThuA domain-containing protein, producing MHRMLYSILGLTLPLAMTAQDRALHFTRTSGFDHNTRTASYAMFSSIANEIGITVDDDASGDPFSDPAVLDQYDVIIFSNTSGNAILDAGQRANFEQWIAAGGSVLGIHAASDTYRHSTANGNNTGTWDFYAELIGGSVQENPNHVSGTPSYSLSHIGTHPSTNSLPDPWVKNEEYYYWEGGYYGPDNFAVLQVEETVGPNGTVNSYDAARPMSWSRLLPSGSKVFYTALGHAQDDYVTDALFRTHLRDALQWLTEGTAVVPEIADPQVASLFPNPATSTVTVRMFDPITRVPLHVMDACGRVILRRQGTDRQMSLDLSGIAPGYYTVRISDRYQLPLVIQRE from the coding sequence ATGCACCGGATGCTCTATTCCATACTTGGCCTTACGCTCCCATTGGCGATGACCGCCCAAGATCGGGCGTTGCACTTCACCCGTACCTCCGGCTTCGACCACAACACCAGAACGGCCTCTTACGCCATGTTCTCCTCCATCGCGAATGAGATCGGCATCACCGTGGATGATGATGCTTCCGGAGATCCCTTCAGCGATCCCGCCGTGCTGGACCAGTATGACGTGATCATCTTCAGCAACACCAGCGGGAACGCGATACTTGACGCCGGACAACGCGCCAACTTCGAGCAGTGGATCGCCGCTGGCGGCAGCGTATTGGGGATCCATGCCGCAAGCGACACCTACCGCCACAGCACGGCCAACGGCAACAACACCGGCACCTGGGACTTCTACGCGGAACTGATCGGCGGCAGCGTGCAGGAGAACCCCAACCACGTTTCCGGCACACCGTCCTACTCCCTCTCGCACATCGGCACGCACCCGAGCACGAACAGCCTGCCGGACCCGTGGGTGAAGAATGAGGAATACTACTACTGGGAAGGCGGCTACTACGGGCCGGATAATTTCGCGGTGCTCCAGGTGGAGGAGACCGTCGGGCCCAACGGCACGGTCAATAGCTACGATGCGGCACGCCCCATGAGCTGGAGCCGCTTGTTACCCAGCGGAAGCAAGGTGTTCTACACCGCCTTGGGGCATGCACAGGACGACTACGTGACCGATGCGCTGTTCCGCACCCACCTGCGTGATGCCTTGCAATGGCTGACGGAAGGCACTGCTGTAGTGCCGGAGATCGCCGACCCGCAGGTGGCCAGCCTCTTCCCCAACCCGGCAACAAGCACGGTGACGGTACGGATGTTCGACCCGATCACACGGGTACCACTGCACGTGATGGATGCTTGCGGACGGGTGATACTGAGGCGACAAGGAACCGACCGACAGATGAGTCTCGACCTGAGCGGTATAGCACCGGGTTATTACACCGTCCGGATAAGCGACCGGTATCAACTGCCACTGGTTATCCAGCGCGAGTAA
- a CDS encoding T9SS type A sorting domain-containing protein, with translation MMRNYTTAFLLALSVAATAQTTYELTNSGTTFNPPVINMVAGDSIHLVLGAQHTCTEVDQATWNANGITSNGGFDYPGGEYTFALDQAGTYYYVCINHVANMGMKGQFIVATNTGVPDQAAGPIPQIFPNPANKRVTLSGIKAGRQVQVLDMNGRLVLEMTSSPDNVLDVSALEIGTYMVAVKDEQGGSTTLERLVITR, from the coding sequence ATGATGAGAAACTACACCACTGCTTTCCTTTTGGCCTTGTCCGTGGCCGCCACTGCACAGACCACCTACGAGCTGACCAACTCGGGCACCACCTTCAACCCGCCCGTGATCAACATGGTGGCCGGGGACAGCATCCACTTGGTACTTGGGGCCCAGCATACCTGCACGGAAGTGGACCAAGCCACCTGGAACGCCAACGGCATCACCTCCAACGGAGGCTTCGACTACCCGGGGGGAGAATACACCTTTGCGTTGGACCAGGCTGGGACCTACTACTACGTCTGCATTAATCATGTTGCCAACATGGGCATGAAAGGGCAGTTCATCGTGGCCACCAATACCGGTGTGCCGGATCAGGCGGCCGGTCCCATCCCGCAGATCTTTCCCAATCCGGCGAACAAGCGGGTGACCCTGTCCGGCATCAAGGCCGGTCGGCAAGTGCAGGTGCTCGACATGAACGGGCGCTTGGTCCTCGAAATGACCTCCTCTCCCGATAATGTGCTCGATGTTTCCGCATTGGAGATCGGCACCTACATGGTGGCGGTGAAGGATGAGCAAGGGGGATCGACCACACTGGAGCGTTTGGTGATCACGCGGTAA
- a CDS encoding methyltransferase domain-containing protein has translation MQERHIDREKYFREQETTVRNHVLPFISEVLEINAQSSVLEIGCGEGGNLKPFMDLGCERVVGVDMAPGKVANAKAYFAGHPNQGNLELIVSNIYDTKDIGQFDIIIMRDVLEHIHGQERFMEFARGLLKPKGRFFLGFPPWHNPFGGHQQICESRVLSKLPFFHILPRPIYAAILKGFGETKTKVTDLLEIKQTGITIERFERILKRTNYVKDKRTFYLVNPNYEAKFGLKPRKQWRLISSIPYLRNFLITTNYYLVSLGAGPDRP, from the coding sequence ATGCAAGAGCGCCATATAGACCGGGAGAAGTATTTCCGGGAGCAAGAGACCACGGTGCGCAACCATGTGCTACCGTTCATCTCCGAAGTGCTGGAGATCAATGCCCAGAGCTCAGTGCTGGAGATCGGCTGTGGCGAGGGAGGCAACCTGAAGCCCTTCATGGACCTGGGGTGCGAACGCGTGGTGGGCGTGGACATGGCCCCGGGAAAGGTCGCGAACGCGAAGGCCTATTTCGCAGGGCATCCGAACCAGGGCAACTTGGAGCTGATCGTGTCGAACATCTACGACACGAAGGACATCGGGCAGTTCGACATCATCATCATGCGGGACGTGCTGGAGCACATCCATGGGCAGGAACGCTTCATGGAGTTCGCACGCGGGCTGCTGAAGCCGAAGGGCCGCTTCTTCCTCGGCTTCCCCCCTTGGCACAATCCTTTCGGGGGGCACCAGCAGATCTGCGAAAGCCGGGTACTTTCCAAGCTTCCGTTCTTCCACATACTTCCGAGACCGATCTATGCCGCCATCCTGAAAGGTTTCGGTGAGACGAAGACCAAGGTGACCGACCTGTTGGAGATCAAGCAGACCGGCATCACGATCGAACGCTTCGAGCGGATCTTGAAAAGGACGAACTACGTGAAGGACAAACGGACATTCTACTTGGTGAACCCGAACTATGAGGCCAAGTTCGGCCTGAAGCCCCGCAAACAATGGCGGTTGATCTCGTCCATTCCCTACCTGCGGAATTTCTTGATCACGACCAACTACTACTTGGTCTCGCTTGGCGCCGGTCCCGATCGGCCCTGA
- a CDS encoding sterol desaturase family protein, producing the protein MVNKPQTGAGRIFKNPVLEAFTKTHIAIPLALFWSVGIITLWYSMAKLAISWQTVLVFFLGGIVLFTLVEYVMHRYLYHIPAQSEKRKRFQYVIHGIHHEHPRDKARLAMPPLVSIVLSILFISLFRLLIGPNGYAFGGGFLFGYSTYLLAHYAIHIYKQPKNFLGIIWKHHNLHHYVGDDGAFGVSTPFWDYIFGTMPKEPRRKEAQKVNLL; encoded by the coding sequence ATGGTAAATAAACCACAAACCGGTGCCGGTCGGATCTTTAAGAACCCGGTGCTTGAGGCGTTCACCAAAACGCACATCGCCATCCCGCTCGCCCTGTTCTGGTCGGTGGGCATTATCACCCTGTGGTATTCCATGGCCAAACTGGCCATATCCTGGCAAACGGTCCTGGTCTTCTTCCTCGGAGGCATTGTGCTGTTCACCTTAGTGGAATATGTGATGCACCGCTACCTCTACCACATTCCCGCACAGTCCGAAAAGCGGAAGCGCTTCCAGTACGTGATCCATGGGATACACCATGAACATCCCCGCGACAAGGCCCGCTTGGCCATGCCCCCACTGGTGAGCATCGTGCTCTCGATCTTGTTCATCAGCCTCTTCCGGCTGTTGATCGGTCCCAACGGATATGCTTTCGGAGGCGGCTTCCTCTTCGGCTACAGCACGTACCTGCTCGCGCATTACGCCATCCACATCTACAAGCAGCCCAAAAACTTCCTCGGCATCATTTGGAAACACCACAACCTCCACCATTACGTGGGTGATGACGGTGCCTTCGGGGTGAGCACGCCCTTCTGGGACTACATTTTCGGCACCATGCCGAAGGAGCCACGCCGCAAAGAAGCGCAGAAAGTGAACCTGCTGTAA
- a CDS encoding TonB-dependent receptor, whose amino-acid sequence MLARLGSFLTGTILLLSAHGQSCVMVARDDGRSAAGLMVRDRTGATIGTVDAFGRLCPDIRSDTVVFFGKDLHALRVAWDDALRTGRIELRTLRKEIELRSVAVTPWPSPHERRALAAVSTVDSTDLSAYEGSSMRSALLWVPGVQMDERGHGGSTRLSIRGSLLRSPYGVRGVKVYWGPFSLTLADGSTPLELLDPALIGSVDAVRSIGGPVYGSAPSGLILAAAPERPDTGFDATLSTIGGSDGYFRLSATTRVRQNNGGTLSAGLLRMGNDGYREQEYARRDQAFLTQRFPLKNGSASIYLTAQKAAWGLPGSLDSLTALHDPRAARPFSQLIDARVEKSQVFAGIAVEQRVWQGLLMRSSLHVHAIDKLNPYGTSPGFSGYKDEQVRSAGTRLSLGRVIHRNTVSFAWELGLEALLERDQLNERNFVNAVPADVRTDADTRTSNINGFLSTRLLLGDHTTFFADIGSEATAFRHQDKLRAVETKDVPASQFYPMLGVERVLSHHVTAHLRYTESTSRPTIWEVLGSTGMPNTDLAAERVRESEAGMVFDRKGISLTMNAYLRRTQGLILPQRVNGGTEEVFTNAGDARQNGVELTAQTRRELPGESRLTALLGGAWQNHRLHPPDNAAHVDVPGVPRWSGGARIRLSTKSRDAAELGYRTNSSVVANSMNGDRVPGYGTMHFRIEHVWQWRGMRLEAFLLVENVLDARYTSFIQLNDPGGRYYNPAPGRSYFGGLSFTFDPRISASSARSIS is encoded by the coding sequence ATGCTTGCGCGCCTTGGATCCTTCCTGACCGGGACCATCCTCCTGCTTTCCGCACACGGCCAGTCCTGTGTGATGGTGGCCCGGGACGATGGCCGCTCCGCCGCCGGGCTGATGGTCCGCGACCGCACCGGGGCTACCATCGGCACTGTGGACGCTTTCGGCAGGCTCTGTCCGGATATCCGATCGGACACCGTGGTGTTCTTCGGCAAGGACCTGCACGCGCTGCGGGTCGCCTGGGATGATGCCCTCCGCACCGGGCGGATCGAACTGCGTACGCTGCGGAAGGAGATCGAGCTCCGGTCCGTGGCGGTGACGCCCTGGCCATCTCCGCATGAGCGGCGCGCATTGGCGGCCGTCAGCACCGTGGACAGTACGGACCTTTCCGCTTATGAAGGCTCGTCCATGCGAAGCGCATTGCTCTGGGTGCCCGGTGTGCAGATGGACGAACGCGGCCACGGCGGAAGCACGCGGCTCAGCATCCGGGGCAGCCTGCTCCGCTCGCCGTACGGGGTACGCGGGGTGAAGGTGTACTGGGGCCCCTTCTCACTTACCCTGGCCGATGGATCAACTCCGCTGGAACTGCTGGACCCCGCACTGATCGGCTCTGTCGATGCGGTCCGGAGCATTGGCGGGCCTGTGTACGGCAGCGCACCGTCGGGCCTCATCCTCGCTGCGGCCCCGGAGCGTCCGGACACGGGTTTCGATGCCACGTTGTCCACCATCGGCGGTAGCGATGGATACTTCAGGCTTTCTGCGACCACCCGCGTACGGCAGAACAACGGGGGAACGCTGAGCGCAGGGCTGCTCCGCATGGGCAATGACGGCTACCGCGAACAGGAATATGCACGGCGGGACCAGGCCTTCCTCACCCAGCGTTTCCCCCTTAAGAACGGCAGCGCGAGCATCTACCTCACGGCGCAAAAAGCCGCGTGGGGCCTGCCCGGAAGCCTCGACAGCCTCACCGCGCTGCATGACCCGCGCGCTGCACGTCCTTTTTCGCAACTGATCGATGCACGGGTGGAGAAATCCCAGGTCTTCGCCGGGATCGCCGTGGAACAGCGGGTGTGGCAAGGGCTGCTGATGCGCTCATCCTTGCACGTGCATGCGATCGACAAGCTCAACCCGTACGGCACCTCTCCGGGGTTCAGCGGCTACAAGGACGAACAAGTGCGGTCCGCCGGCACGCGTCTATCCTTAGGAAGGGTGATCCACCGCAATACCGTTTCGTTCGCTTGGGAACTGGGTCTGGAGGCGCTCTTGGAACGCGACCAACTGAACGAACGGAACTTCGTCAACGCCGTCCCTGCGGATGTACGGACCGATGCTGACACACGGACCAGCAACATCAACGGCTTCCTTTCCACCCGTTTGCTTCTCGGCGATCACACCACCTTCTTTGCGGATATCGGCTCCGAGGCAACGGCCTTCCGCCATCAGGATAAGTTGCGCGCGGTGGAGACCAAGGACGTGCCGGCCTCGCAGTTCTATCCGATGCTCGGCGTTGAACGTGTGCTCTCGCATCATGTCACTGCCCACCTGCGCTACACGGAAAGTACGTCGCGCCCCACGATCTGGGAGGTGCTCGGTTCAACAGGCATGCCCAATACCGATCTGGCCGCCGAGCGCGTGCGGGAGTCCGAGGCAGGAATGGTCTTCGATCGTAAAGGCATCTCGCTCACCATGAACGCCTACCTACGCCGCACGCAAGGCCTGATCCTGCCGCAGCGGGTGAACGGCGGGACCGAAGAGGTGTTCACAAACGCCGGTGATGCCCGGCAGAACGGTGTGGAACTGACCGCCCAAACCCGGCGCGAACTCCCGGGAGAAAGCCGGCTCACTGCGCTACTGGGCGGAGCCTGGCAAAACCACCGGCTGCATCCGCCGGACAACGCCGCCCATGTGGATGTCCCGGGCGTGCCCCGCTGGTCCGGGGGTGCGCGGATACGCCTGTCCACCAAGAGCCGTGATGCCGCCGAGCTCGGGTACCGGACCAATTCCTCCGTGGTAGCGAACAGTATGAACGGCGACCGTGTTCCCGGGTATGGAACGATGCATTTCCGGATCGAACACGTATGGCAATGGAGAGGAATGCGCTTGGAGGCGTTCCTGCTGGTGGAGAACGTGCTCGATGCGCGGTACACCTCATTCATCCAGCTGAACGATCCCGGCGGACGATACTACAACCCGGCACCGGGGCGCAGCTATTTCGGGGGGCTCAGCTTCACCTTCGATCCGCGGATATCGGCATCATCGGCACGGAGCATATCCTGA
- a CDS encoding DUF3078 domain-containing protein: MKKTSISLTFLLIFAITANAQEDKAQRDAAAAEMQAKTAADTTGKIWTKGGTIQLNMSQVSLTNWSAGGFSSVSGIAQFNAFANRKKGRFAWDNSVALAYGLLAQDGQDAVKTDDRIELNTKYGYELKKSWYLAMLAQFKTQFTEGKDAATGARISDFMAPGYLILGLGVDYKPNDHFSAFISPATAKITFVNDQDLADAGAFGVDPATYDTLGARLTMGKNSEFEFGGYVKLMYTHDLAKNINFLTRADFFSNYLKNPQNIDVNWETLFTFKVNSWFSATLSTLLIYDHDTQIMKPWEDTPQQYVGKGTQFKEAIGLGIMLKL; this comes from the coding sequence ATGAAGAAGACCTCGATCTCATTGACCTTTCTTTTGATCTTCGCGATCACGGCGAACGCGCAGGAGGACAAGGCACAACGCGATGCCGCAGCCGCCGAAATGCAGGCGAAGACCGCTGCGGACACCACCGGCAAGATCTGGACAAAAGGCGGTACCATCCAGCTGAACATGAGCCAAGTGAGCCTCACCAACTGGTCCGCAGGCGGTTTCAGTTCGGTCAGCGGCATCGCCCAGTTCAATGCTTTTGCCAACCGCAAGAAAGGCCGTTTCGCATGGGACAACAGCGTGGCCTTGGCATACGGTCTGCTCGCGCAGGACGGCCAGGACGCGGTGAAGACGGACGACCGCATCGAGTTGAACACCAAGTACGGTTATGAGCTGAAAAAGTCCTGGTATCTCGCGATGCTGGCCCAATTCAAGACCCAGTTCACCGAGGGCAAGGACGCTGCCACCGGAGCCCGCATCTCGGACTTCATGGCGCCCGGCTACTTGATCCTGGGCCTCGGTGTCGATTACAAGCCGAACGATCACTTTTCCGCGTTCATCTCACCGGCCACGGCGAAGATCACCTTCGTGAACGATCAGGACCTGGCCGACGCCGGTGCTTTCGGTGTAGATCCCGCCACCTATGATACCCTCGGCGCCAGACTCACCATGGGCAAGAACAGCGAGTTCGAGTTCGGCGGCTATGTGAAACTGATGTATACGCACGACCTGGCAAAGAACATCAACTTCCTCACCCGTGCCGACTTCTTCAGCAACTATCTGAAGAACCCGCAGAACATCGATGTGAACTGGGAGACCCTCTTCACTTTCAAGGTGAACTCCTGGTTCTCGGCCACGCTCAGCACCTTGCTGATCTATGATCACGACACGCAGATCATGAAACCTTGGGAGGACACGCCTCAGCAGTATGTGGGCAAGGGTACCCAGTTCAAGGAGGCCATCGGTCTGGGTATCATGCTGAAGCTCTGA
- a CDS encoding MarR family transcriptional regulator produces MAEAHFRHIEITPTMGFVLMSAKTAPGINITDLAYVHQLDASTISRTLDKLASESLIVRNGQDRIVEVFLTMEGTRKAAEATSAWEKLRIAYSLLLGEGEARSLAEHAALADGILRTK; encoded by the coding sequence ATGGCGGAAGCGCATTTTCGACACATCGAGATCACGCCGACCATGGGCTTTGTACTGATGTCCGCCAAGACAGCCCCCGGCATCAACATCACCGACTTGGCCTACGTCCATCAGCTGGACGCCTCCACGATCTCGCGAACACTGGATAAACTGGCATCGGAAAGCCTGATCGTCCGCAACGGTCAAGACCGTATTGTCGAGGTGTTCCTCACCATGGAAGGCACGCGCAAGGCTGCTGAAGCGACAAGTGCATGGGAGAAGCTGCGTATCGCATATTCGCTTTTACTCGGCGAAGGGGAGGCCAGGTCGCTTGCCGAACACGCTGCACTTGCTGACGGGATCCTACGGACGAAGTGA
- a CDS encoding glycosyltransferase family 39 protein, with translation MATEQPHWRKRLEEAAALRIPGGPVHRWALLSLLLLASALRLWDLPHIPFTHDEISALLRVRFSSFSELIAKGVAIDAHPSGVQVFEWIWTGLFGTSGSVVKLPFIVMGVAALFFLYRFAAAWTSPAAALLSMAFIGTVQYTVMYAQIARPYAAGFFTCALLMDQITRALGGRKWAWAGVALSAALCGYVHHFALLFALLAGLCLLFLAAPLQRKRVLLAGGLALLLYLPELPITWRQLGYGGVGQWLSPPTPSWLPGHAAWIFQYSIPLAVVVTGIALLGWAQAFRSKTEGASPFIPLCLVLGLVPLVVGYGYSVLHAPVLQYSVVLFSFPFLVFPLFAGWRSPSTALLLPLVALIAATSVFGLVEQRKHYEIFYRSKYEASVRGIIAASKRPDRMALVDLPEEIPGFYFKQWHVDSASAPYINLHERTSQFVDSLLSATSAAEIFYGASAGADPENLVRIQQAFPFMVERHDMEEGQTFLFSGMPNGTHLDDRSHVSVVTPEALKGEGWNVDADLPLSRDTSGAYGSAPKGWDVAGREFGAVFERAVFELSSADNDILEARMDVMSAAPGSELKLVMELKEGDRSTFYRTSGDGPELGRSSLFTAIPLSDLPEHGHGARLRVYLWNPGGKAAQVSSIAVHVREGNPWLYGLFQPLKGPLRFP, from the coding sequence GTGGCAACTGAACAACCGCATTGGCGCAAGCGGCTGGAAGAAGCGGCCGCCCTCCGCATCCCCGGCGGCCCGGTGCATCGTTGGGCGCTACTGTCCCTGTTGTTGCTTGCCAGTGCGCTGCGTCTGTGGGACTTGCCGCACATCCCGTTCACCCACGACGAGATCAGCGCGTTGTTGCGCGTGCGCTTCAGCTCGTTCAGCGAGCTGATAGCGAAGGGCGTGGCCATCGATGCTCACCCCTCGGGCGTACAGGTGTTCGAGTGGATCTGGACCGGCCTCTTCGGCACAAGCGGATCGGTGGTGAAGTTGCCCTTCATCGTGATGGGCGTCGCGGCACTTTTTTTTCTGTACCGCTTTGCGGCAGCGTGGACCTCACCCGCTGCGGCACTGCTTTCGATGGCCTTTATCGGCACGGTGCAATACACGGTGATGTATGCACAGATCGCACGTCCCTATGCGGCGGGCTTCTTCACTTGTGCCCTTTTGATGGACCAGATCACCCGCGCCTTGGGCGGCCGGAAATGGGCGTGGGCCGGCGTGGCACTGTCCGCCGCGCTTTGCGGCTACGTCCATCATTTCGCGCTGCTGTTCGCCTTGCTGGCCGGACTTTGTCTTTTGTTCCTCGCCGCACCGCTGCAACGCAAACGTGTGTTATTGGCCGGTGGCTTGGCGCTGTTGCTGTACTTGCCCGAACTGCCCATCACCTGGCGCCAATTGGGCTATGGCGGCGTGGGCCAATGGTTATCCCCGCCCACGCCCTCCTGGCTGCCGGGTCATGCCGCTTGGATCTTCCAGTACAGCATCCCGCTCGCAGTGGTGGTTACCGGCATTGCGCTTCTGGGATGGGCGCAGGCCTTCCGCTCCAAAACCGAAGGAGCCTCACCTTTCATCCCGCTCTGCCTGGTGCTCGGGCTGGTCCCTTTGGTTGTTGGATACGGTTATTCGGTGTTGCACGCGCCGGTGCTCCAATATTCCGTGGTCCTCTTTTCATTCCCCTTCCTTGTCTTTCCATTGTTCGCAGGCTGGCGATCCCCAAGCACTGCCCTCTTGCTCCCGCTGGTCGCGTTGATCGCGGCCACCTCCGTTTTCGGTCTGGTGGAGCAGCGCAAGCACTATGAGATCTTCTATCGCTCGAAGTATGAGGCTTCCGTCCGTGGTATCATAGCGGCTTCCAAAAGACCGGACCGGATGGCACTGGTGGACCTGCCGGAAGAGATCCCCGGCTTCTATTTCAAGCAATGGCACGTGGACAGTGCTTCGGCACCCTACATCAACTTGCACGAACGAACATCGCAATTCGTGGACAGCCTGCTGAGCGCCACCTCCGCGGCCGAGATATTCTATGGCGCTTCCGCCGGTGCCGATCCCGAAAACCTCGTCCGCATCCAGCAGGCTTTCCCTTTCATGGTGGAACGGCATGACATGGAGGAAGGCCAGACCTTTCTGTTCTCCGGCATGCCGAACGGAACACACTTGGACGACCGCTCGCATGTCAGCGTAGTGACCCCGGAAGCGCTGAAAGGCGAAGGGTGGAACGTGGACGCGGACCTGCCTTTATCACGCGATACATCGGGAGCCTATGGCTCGGCCCCCAAGGGCTGGGACGTGGCCGGCCGGGAGTTCGGTGCCGTATTCGAACGCGCTGTCTTCGAGCTCTCTTCGGCTGACAACGACATCCTGGAGGCCCGGATGGACGTAATGAGCGCCGCACCCGGCAGCGAGCTGAAGCTGGTGATGGAGTTGAAGGAGGGGGACCGCTCGACCTTTTACCGCACCAGCGGTGATGGCCCCGAACTCGGCCGGTCCTCGCTCTTCACGGCCATCCCGTTGTCAGACCTGCCGGAGCACGGTCATGGAGCACGGCTTAGGGTCTACCTCTGGAACCCTGGCGGAAAGGCGGCGCAGGTGTCCTCCATCGCGGTGCATGTACGGGAAGGCAACCCTTGGCTGTACGGCCTGTTCCAGCCATTGAAGGGGCCGCTACGGTTTCCTTGA
- the smpB gene encoding SsrA-binding protein SmpB: protein MAALVMPEIKNRRAAFEYFFLETHECGIMLVGSEVKSLRLGDASITEAFCTFIGDELYLRNMRIQPFEKAKSFAHEPIRDRKLLLHRTELKKLQRKLKDQGMTIVPVRSFFAKNGMVKVEIALAKGKKTYDKRESLKEKDLKRDLERGN from the coding sequence ATGGCCGCCCTAGTGATGCCCGAGATCAAGAACCGCCGTGCGGCGTTCGAGTATTTCTTTCTCGAAACGCACGAGTGCGGCATCATGCTGGTGGGCAGTGAGGTGAAGAGCCTGCGCCTCGGGGACGCCAGCATCACCGAGGCCTTCTGCACCTTCATCGGCGATGAGCTGTACCTGCGGAACATGCGCATACAGCCGTTCGAGAAGGCGAAGAGCTTCGCGCATGAACCGATCCGCGACCGCAAATTGTTGTTGCACCGGACGGAATTGAAGAAGCTGCAACGCAAACTGAAGGACCAAGGAATGACGATCGTTCCGGTACGCTCCTTCTTCGCCAAGAACGGCATGGTGAAGGTGGAGATCGCGCTGGCCAAGGGCAAGAAGACTTACGACAAACGGGAAAGCTTGAAGGAAAAGGACCTTAAACGCGACCTGGAACGTGGCAACTGA
- a CDS encoding two pore domain potassium channel family protein, producing MVRKALSQLIFGKGLPRNTGLHPTLRKRRDNLVAIWNNAYQEDAGLEKAVRLFLAAVQFLFPGTYIRHLFWRKGPLMQDFAIEVFVLAKTFLPLVGIYFGWTHQPWIVALVVWFMLETVTYIPTLIFASDTFPTPRSFRRSKILIFLNYLEVVFAFAAIYSAGDLLNVPFSHWFDPVYYSFMTTSTIGYGDLYPVTAAGKALASLQSLFYLSYILLFIGFFRMGKEKGYFGDKKGG from the coding sequence ATGGTCCGCAAAGCCCTGTCCCAATTGATCTTCGGAAAAGGCTTGCCGAGGAATACGGGCCTGCATCCCACCCTGCGCAAACGTCGGGACAACCTGGTGGCCATTTGGAACAACGCCTATCAGGAGGACGCCGGATTGGAGAAGGCCGTGAGGTTGTTCCTGGCCGCTGTGCAGTTCCTGTTCCCCGGCACCTACATCCGGCATTTATTCTGGCGAAAGGGCCCGTTGATGCAGGACTTCGCCATTGAGGTGTTCGTGCTGGCAAAAACCTTCCTTCCCTTGGTGGGGATCTATTTCGGCTGGACCCATCAACCTTGGATAGTGGCGTTGGTGGTCTGGTTCATGCTGGAAACAGTGACCTACATCCCCACGTTGATCTTCGCCTCTGACACCTTTCCGACGCCCCGCTCCTTCCGCCGTTCCAAGATCTTGATCTTCCTCAACTACTTAGAGGTCGTCTTCGCCTTTGCGGCGATCTATTCGGCCGGTGACCTTCTCAACGTCCCCTTCAGCCACTGGTTCGACCCGGTCTACTACAGCTTCATGACCACCAGCACCATCGGCTACGGCGACCTGTATCCGGTGACGGCGGCCGGCAAGGCGCTGGCATCGCTCCAGTCGTTATTCTACCTGAGCTATATCCTGCTCTTCATCGGCTTCTTCCGGATGGGCAAGGAGAAGGGATACTTCGGCGACAAGAAGGGAGGATAG
- a CDS encoding GntR family transcriptional regulator, translated as MIHTGQTQDLVILRNTSVGLFLGDGEGNEVLLPNKYVPAEHDQGSTLSVFVYRDSEDRQVATTLEPRIQLNGFASLRTFAVDRLGAFMDWGMEKHLLVPFKEQQKKLEEGRWYVTYMALDEQTDRLYGSTRIDKHLDNSELSVAEGDAVELLVFGRSEMGWSVIVNDKHQGLVHANDVFKPISMGDRISGFVKTVRTDNKLDITLQPIGYDHYNDANVVLLARRLKQHEGFLPLTDKSSPEEIYRVFGISKKAFKKALGALYKERKVRIEEQGIVWVGEVERT; from the coding sequence ATGATCCACACCGGCCAGACCCAGGACCTCGTCATTCTGCGCAACACCAGCGTAGGTCTTTTCCTTGGTGATGGCGAAGGGAACGAGGTGTTGCTACCGAATAAATACGTCCCGGCCGAACACGACCAAGGCAGCACGCTCAGCGTGTTCGTCTACCGCGATTCCGAGGACCGGCAGGTGGCCACCACGCTGGAGCCGAGGATCCAATTGAACGGCTTCGCCAGCCTGCGCACATTTGCAGTGGACCGCCTTGGCGCCTTCATGGACTGGGGCATGGAGAAGCATTTGTTGGTGCCGTTCAAAGAACAACAGAAGAAATTGGAGGAAGGTCGATGGTACGTTACCTACATGGCCTTGGATGAGCAGACCGACCGGCTCTACGGCAGCACGCGCATCGATAAGCACCTTGACAATTCGGAACTGTCCGTGGCAGAAGGTGATGCAGTGGAGCTCCTGGTCTTCGGTCGCAGCGAGATGGGCTGGTCGGTGATCGTGAATGACAAGCACCAAGGTCTGGTACACGCCAACGACGTTTTCAAGCCGATCTCCATGGGCGATCGCATCAGCGGCTTCGTAAAAACAGTGCGCACCGACAACAAGCTGGACATCACGCTGCAGCCGATCGGTTACGATCACTATAACGATGCCAACGTCGTGCTACTGGCCAGACGACTGAAGCAGCACGAGGGCTTCCTTCCGTTGACGGACAAGAGTTCGCCGGAGGAGATCTACCGGGTGTTCGGCATCAGCAAGAAGGCCTTCAAGAAAGCATTAGGGGCGCTGTATAAGGAGCGCAAGGTGCGGATCGAGGAGCAGGGCATCGTGTGGGTGGGTGAAGTGGAGCGCACATAG